A window of Staphylococcus sp. 17KM0847 contains these coding sequences:
- a CDS encoding SRPBCC domain-containing protein has protein sequence MQNEWVEIEITRLMKATPADVYAAWIDPEQLREWFMTSPRTNVSVHSDGVEGGAYKVIDAAQGKKREVVGVYETLIPDRHIRKTIQMPSISEEADYIDVDLSERNVRLTEMTFKYKSFIPKERGTSNMAYKQKKKAYHDHTVHGFEMMFDTLQAHLEKDANI, from the coding sequence ATGCAAAATGAATGGGTTGAAATAGAGATTACACGATTGATGAAAGCAACACCAGCAGATGTCTATGCAGCTTGGATCGACCCGGAACAACTACGTGAATGGTTCATGACATCACCGCGTACGAATGTATCTGTTCATAGTGATGGTGTAGAGGGTGGGGCATATAAAGTGATTGATGCTGCACAAGGTAAAAAACGAGAAGTTGTAGGGGTATATGAAACACTTATCCCGGATAGACATATTCGTAAAACAATTCAAATGCCGTCAATTAGTGAAGAGGCAGATTATATTGATGTTGATTTAAGTGAGCGCAATGTTAGATTAACAGAGATGACTTTTAAATATAAAAGTTTTATTCCTAAAGAACGCGGTACCTCTAACATGGCATACAAACAAAAGAAAAAAGCATATCATGATCATACTGTACATGGTTTTGAAATGATGTTTGATACGTTACAAGCACACTTAGAAAAGGATGCAAACATATAA
- a CDS encoding Na+/H+ antiporter NhaC family protein, with product MQTAQRENAWGLIPLIIFIGLFLGAGLITKDFTFLPLNVAAMIGVIVALVMNPKERFSHKVEVFARKAGHPNIILMMLIFLLAGAFSQTAEAMGGVSSIVNLGLSLIPQHYLIVGIFIICMFISVSMGTSVGTVAAIAPVGFGISEATEIPAALAMATVVGGAMFGDNLSMISDTTIAAVRTQKTKMADKFKVNFRIVVPGALMTLVILWWLTHGTQMNETATYDYNIIKVIPYLFVLILAILGINVIIVLISGILLSGVIGLIDGSFGMAGFLTAASKGIVAMEDIAIIALLIGGMIGLVEYYGGVRWLLNYVKQRIHSRRGAEFGIAGLVSLADISTANNTISIIMAGPLAKDIADEYNIDARKSASILDIFGSAFQGVLPYSPQLIAAAGVADISPMMLLPYSIYPLMLALCGIVAILFNLPRLHTK from the coding sequence ATGCAAACAGCACAAAGAGAGAACGCTTGGGGGCTTATCCCACTTATTATATTTATAGGTCTGTTTTTAGGTGCAGGGCTAATTACAAAGGATTTCACATTTTTACCGTTAAATGTTGCAGCAATGATCGGTGTTATTGTGGCACTAGTGATGAATCCCAAAGAGAGGTTTAGTCATAAGGTAGAAGTATTTGCGAGAAAGGCTGGACACCCTAATATTATTTTAATGATGCTTATTTTTCTTTTAGCTGGTGCTTTTTCACAAACAGCAGAAGCAATGGGAGGTGTTTCGTCCATTGTAAATTTAGGTTTATCATTGATTCCCCAACACTATCTGATTGTCGGTATTTTTATAATTTGTATGTTTATTTCAGTATCAATGGGCACATCAGTTGGGACGGTAGCAGCAATTGCACCCGTTGGATTTGGTATTAGTGAAGCCACAGAAATTCCAGCTGCACTTGCAATGGCAACAGTTGTTGGTGGCGCAATGTTTGGGGATAATTTATCGATGATTTCAGATACAACAATTGCAGCAGTACGAACACAAAAAACAAAAATGGCAGATAAGTTTAAAGTGAATTTTAGAATCGTTGTTCCTGGTGCTTTAATGACGCTTGTTATTTTATGGTGGTTAACACATGGAACACAAATGAATGAAACAGCAACATATGATTATAATATCATTAAAGTTATCCCGTATTTATTTGTTTTAATCTTAGCTATATTAGGTATTAATGTTATTATCGTATTGATTAGTGGTATTTTATTATCTGGCGTTATCGGTTTGATCGATGGTTCTTTTGGTATGGCAGGATTTTTAACGGCTGCATCAAAAGGTATAGTTGCGATGGAAGATATTGCGATTATTGCACTATTGATTGGTGGAATGATTGGCTTAGTAGAATATTACGGTGGCGTGAGATGGTTGCTCAATTATGTTAAACAGCGTATTCACTCTCGACGAGGTGCAGAGTTTGGTATTGCAGGTCTTGTAAGTTTGGCAGATATTTCAACAGCCAACAATACAATTTCGATTATTATGGCAGGTCCATTGGCAAAGGATATTGCAGATGAATATAATATTGATGCACGTAAATCAGCAAGTATATTAGATATTTTTGGCAGTGCTTTTCAAGGCGTTCTGCCATATAGTCCACAGCTTATTGCTGCGGCAGGCGTAGCAGACATATCTCCAATGATGTTATTGCCATATTCAATTTATCCGTTAATGCTAGCACTTTGTGGCATAGTTGCTATTTTATTTAATTTACCTCGCCTGCATACAAAGTAG
- a CDS encoding amidohydrolase, translated as MTALLEQLKQWRRDFHRLPELSNKEVQTTARIRDILEQHDIRILNIPFQTGLIAEVGQGHHCIGVRTDIDALPIEEQTEVPYISQRHGIMHACGHDVHMAAILGTAIQLKQREVQLSGRVRFIFQAAEEVSEGADAVVRTGALDGVKAIIGFHNDPTLKIGEWRAKVGAMTANVDRFKINITGVGAHAAMPQDGVDPHIAIGQLINSLQTITSRSIAPYDEAVVTIGQIHCGETWNVIPNSGFIEGTVRTLSSEVRETIAQRMQQLCDGLAIQFGAKITLDYQRLTDGVDNDSTLHTIAQKAADQVGYNVTLQPRAQMIGEDFASYQQIAPVHFAMIGSDSHYPLHHPQYEPNEAILDKVPDYFVEFVEQLLVHYNLEN; from the coding sequence ATGACAGCATTATTAGAGCAGTTAAAGCAATGGCGACGAGACTTTCATCGTCTACCAGAACTTTCAAATAAAGAAGTACAAACAACGGCACGTATACGAGACATTTTAGAACAGCATGATATTCGCATTTTAAATATACCGTTTCAAACAGGATTGATTGCGGAGGTAGGACAAGGTCATCATTGTATAGGTGTGCGTACAGATATAGATGCACTACCGATTGAAGAACAAACAGAAGTTCCTTACATTTCACAGCGGCATGGTATCATGCACGCATGTGGTCATGATGTTCATATGGCAGCGATATTAGGAACAGCTATACAACTTAAACAACGTGAAGTACAATTATCTGGACGTGTGAGGTTCATATTTCAAGCAGCCGAAGAAGTGAGTGAAGGCGCAGACGCCGTTGTCCGAACAGGAGCATTGGATGGTGTCAAAGCCATTATCGGTTTTCACAATGATCCAACATTAAAAATCGGAGAATGGCGCGCTAAAGTTGGAGCAATGACAGCCAATGTTGATCGTTTTAAGATCAATATTACCGGTGTGGGTGCGCATGCTGCTATGCCACAAGATGGGGTTGACCCACATATTGCAATAGGTCAGCTGATAAATAGTTTACAAACGATTACGAGTCGGAGTATTGCACCATACGATGAAGCCGTTGTTACTATAGGTCAAATTCATTGTGGTGAAACTTGGAATGTTATACCCAATAGTGGATTTATTGAGGGGACAGTACGCACGTTGTCATCAGAAGTACGTGAGACGATTGCACAACGTATGCAACAGCTATGTGATGGACTAGCTATTCAATTTGGTGCAAAAATCACATTGGATTATCAACGTTTAACAGATGGTGTAGACAATGATTCGACATTGCACACCATAGCACAAAAGGCTGCCGATCAAGTGGGTTATAATGTGACATTACAACCTAGAGCGCAAATGATTGGTGAAGACTTTGCGAGCTACCAGCAAATTGCTCCCGTTCATTTTGCAATGATCGGTTCGGATAGTCATTATCCTTTACATCATCCTCAATATGAACCGAATGAAGCAATACTCGACAAAGTTCCAGACTATTTTGTAGAATTTGTAGAGCAGTTATTGGTACATTATAATTTAGAAAATTAA
- a CDS encoding SulP family inorganic anion transporter, with protein sequence MANGWLHYRQSWLGAYYQNFIIGLLLALSLLPGAIAFSFIAGVSPTTSMISTSMMMIYISFFGARTLMVSAPSSGVSLVVVFITAAYSMEVLAATIIVMGIFQILLGYCNVAKAITWIPLPVVIGFMNALSYLLFVSQLKHILGHNIWTYGYAVLSFLIIWLIPRVTKRIPAPLVSIVILSMIAFLTHAKLQYVHDLAQIHVKIPVWRLPDLSGDTISFFQIAFWGAMLAIVATIQTSLTAQMMDQVTGTKSDKNKESRGQGVSNLLIGMFGGLAGSALVGQSKLNYKLGATTRLSTLITGVMMGLFVFVLEPIVGQIPMVVLATILIVVALNAFDRNTKQLIVQRRYFDFTLMALTFCLIVISKNLALGVLVGTACYYLFKGVGRS encoded by the coding sequence GTGGCAAATGGGTGGTTACATTATCGACAATCATGGCTTGGTGCATACTATCAAAATTTTATAATCGGTTTGCTTTTGGCGTTATCATTATTACCGGGAGCAATTGCTTTTAGTTTTATTGCAGGTGTTAGCCCAACAACAAGCATGATTAGTACGTCTATGATGATGATATATATCAGCTTTTTTGGTGCAAGGACGCTGATGGTATCGGCTCCAAGCAGTGGCGTGTCGCTTGTTGTTGTATTTATCACGGCAGCATATAGTATGGAAGTATTAGCCGCAACCATTATTGTTATGGGCATCTTTCAAATTCTTTTAGGTTATTGTAATGTTGCAAAGGCTATTACATGGATTCCACTGCCTGTTGTTATTGGGTTTATGAATGCTTTGAGTTATCTTTTATTTGTATCGCAACTCAAACATATTTTGGGACATAATATATGGACTTATGGTTATGCAGTGTTGAGTTTTTTAATAATATGGCTTATACCTAGAGTAACGAAACGTATACCTGCACCACTTGTTTCTATTGTTATTCTATCAATGATTGCATTTTTAACACATGCAAAGCTGCAATATGTACATGATTTGGCACAAATTCATGTCAAAATACCAGTATGGAGGTTACCCGATTTATCAGGAGATACGATATCATTTTTTCAAATTGCATTTTGGGGTGCGATGTTAGCTATTGTTGCGACGATTCAAACCAGTTTAACTGCTCAAATGATGGATCAAGTGACAGGAACAAAGAGTGATAAAAATAAAGAGTCACGAGGACAAGGGGTATCTAATTTGTTGATCGGTATGTTTGGAGGCTTAGCAGGTAGTGCACTTGTCGGTCAATCCAAACTCAATTATAAGCTCGGCGCAACAACACGCTTATCTACACTCATAACAGGTGTCATGATGGGGCTGTTTGTCTTTGTATTAGAACCGATTGTCGGTCAAATTCCAATGGTCGTATTGGCAACGATACTCATTGTTGTCGCATTGAATGCGTTTGATCGTAATACAAAACAATTGATTGTACAACGACGCTATTTTGACTTTACATTAATGGCGTTAACATTTTGTCTTATTGTTATCTCAAAAAATTTAGCATTAGGCGTTTTAGTGGGTACAGCATGTTATTATTTGTTTAAAGGAGTTGGAAGGTCATGA
- the hutI gene encoding imidazolonepropionase, which translates to MNDLIIQNIKQLILPKSTKRPLKGAELDELNIIKNGTVVVKDGKIVYAGEYTEHYEALEKIDATGKVVSPALVDAHTHLVHGGSREHEMTLKRQGLSYLEILERGGGILSTVTATREATEEALFKKAERDLLIMMHHGVLAVESKSGYGLDKENEFKQLRVSRRLQDKYGIEMRHTFLGPHAVPKEAVSNEMFLQEMIDLLPEVKGLADFADIFCETGVFSIEESRRYMQAAKAQGFRVKIHADEIDPLGGLGLAIDEEAISADHLVAASDKDKTKLKHSDTVAVLLPGTTFYLGKDDYADARGMLEHDGAIAIATDFNPGSCVTNNLQMVMAIAALKLKLSPNEVWNAVTVNAAKAIDVDAGTINEGDKANIVIWNAPNHEYIPYHYGINHVDTVLQEGRIIVKHDLTLQ; encoded by the coding sequence ATGAATGATTTAATCATCCAAAATATTAAGCAATTAATACTTCCAAAGTCAACAAAACGTCCATTAAAAGGTGCAGAACTTGATGAACTCAATATCATCAAAAATGGAACAGTTGTTGTGAAAGACGGTAAAATTGTCTATGCTGGCGAGTATACAGAACATTATGAAGCTCTCGAAAAGATAGATGCAACAGGTAAAGTGGTGTCACCAGCACTTGTTGATGCACATACACATCTTGTACATGGAGGTTCGCGTGAACATGAGATGACATTGAAACGACAAGGGCTATCTTATTTAGAGATTTTAGAACGTGGTGGTGGGATTTTATCAACAGTTACAGCAACACGAGAAGCAACAGAAGAAGCATTGTTTAAAAAGGCAGAACGTGATTTATTGATCATGATGCACCACGGCGTACTTGCAGTAGAAAGTAAGAGTGGCTACGGTTTAGATAAAGAGAATGAATTCAAGCAGTTGCGTGTATCACGTCGACTGCAAGATAAATATGGCATTGAGATGCGTCATACATTTCTTGGACCACATGCCGTACCTAAAGAAGCGGTATCTAACGAAATGTTTTTACAAGAGATGATTGATTTATTACCAGAAGTCAAAGGGCTTGCAGATTTTGCAGATATTTTTTGTGAGACGGGTGTATTTTCAATAGAAGAATCTCGCCGTTACATGCAAGCGGCGAAAGCACAAGGATTTCGTGTAAAAATCCACGCTGATGAAATTGACCCTTTAGGGGGCTTAGGTTTAGCTATTGATGAAGAGGCAATCTCTGCTGATCACTTAGTGGCTGCAAGCGATAAAGATAAAACAAAATTAAAGCATTCTGATACAGTAGCCGTGCTGTTACCGGGTACAACATTTTATCTTGGTAAAGATGATTACGCAGATGCACGGGGGATGCTAGAGCATGATGGTGCGATTGCAATTGCAACAGACTTTAATCCAGGTAGTTGTGTCACAAACAACTTACAAATGGTTATGGCAATTGCAGCATTAAAATTAAAGCTTTCTCCAAATGAAGTATGGAATGCAGTGACTGTTAATGCAGCTAAAGCTATTGATGTTGATGCGGGTACAATCAATGAAGGGGATAAAGCCAATATTGTTATTTGGAATGCACCTAATCATGAATATATTCCATATCATTATGGTATCAATCATGTCGATACAGTATTGCAAGAAGGGCGTATTATTGTAAAACATGATTTAACATTACAATAA
- the hutU gene encoding urocanate hydratase, translating into MSRKIKAKKGLDIECKGWEQEAVLRMLYNNLDPEVAEHPDQLVVYGGIGKAARNWESFDAIVDTLRRLEKDETMLVQSGKPVAVFKTHEEAPRVLLSNSVLVPKWANWEHFHELDKKGLMMYGQMTAGSWIYIGSQGIVQGTYETFAELANQHFNGSLKGTITLTAGLGGMGGAQPLAVTMNEGVVIGVDVDPSRIEKRIETRYCDIITYSLDEALEKAEQAKNNGEALAIGLVGNASEVHHEILKRGFKIDIITDQTSAHDPLNGYVPEGYTLEEATQLRESDSERYITLAKQSMKKHVEAMLSFQQQGAIAFDYGNNIRQVAFDEGLENAFDFPGFVPAYIRPLFCEGKGPFRFAALSGDPKDIERADALMRELFPEDEKLMRWLDMASEKIAFQGLPSRIAWLGYGDRAKMGVALNDLVRKGEISAPIVIGRDHLDSGSVASPNRETEAMRDGSDAVGDWAILNALVNTAAGGSWISVHHGGGVGMGYSLHAGMVVVADGSERAERRLKRVLTTDPGMGVVRHADAGYDIAIDTAKQKGVDIPMITGKGEDK; encoded by the coding sequence ATGTCAAGAAAGATTAAAGCGAAAAAAGGTTTAGATATTGAGTGTAAAGGTTGGGAGCAAGAAGCTGTATTGCGTATGTTATATAACAATTTGGATCCTGAAGTTGCAGAACATCCAGATCAACTTGTTGTATATGGTGGTATTGGTAAAGCAGCAAGAAATTGGGAGTCGTTTGATGCGATTGTTGATACACTACGCCGTTTAGAAAAAGATGAAACAATGCTGGTACAGTCTGGTAAACCGGTTGCTGTGTTCAAAACTCATGAAGAGGCACCACGTGTGCTTTTATCGAACTCGGTGTTAGTACCCAAATGGGCGAACTGGGAACATTTTCATGAACTCGATAAAAAAGGGTTGATGATGTATGGTCAGATGACTGCAGGAAGCTGGATTTATATCGGTTCTCAAGGTATTGTACAAGGGACATATGAAACATTTGCAGAGTTAGCCAATCAACACTTTAATGGTTCATTAAAGGGGACGATTACATTAACAGCAGGACTTGGAGGTATGGGTGGTGCCCAACCACTTGCTGTAACAATGAATGAAGGTGTAGTTATTGGTGTAGATGTCGATCCATCACGTATCGAAAAACGTATTGAGACACGTTATTGTGATATTATCACATATTCGTTAGACGAAGCATTGGAAAAAGCAGAACAAGCTAAAAATAATGGTGAGGCACTTGCGATCGGTTTAGTAGGTAATGCTTCAGAGGTTCATCATGAAATCTTAAAACGTGGCTTTAAAATTGATATTATTACGGACCAAACCTCAGCACACGATCCATTAAATGGTTATGTCCCTGAAGGTTACACATTGGAAGAAGCAACACAGTTACGTGAATCAGATTCTGAACGCTATATAACACTTGCTAAACAATCTATGAAAAAACATGTTGAAGCCATGTTATCATTCCAACAACAAGGTGCGATCGCCTTTGACTATGGTAACAATATTCGTCAAGTAGCGTTTGATGAAGGATTAGAAAATGCCTTTGATTTCCCGGGATTTGTACCTGCATATATTCGCCCATTATTCTGTGAAGGAAAAGGACCATTCCGATTTGCAGCATTGTCAGGAGATCCTAAAGATATTGAACGCGCTGATGCATTAATGCGTGAACTTTTCCCAGAAGATGAAAAGTTAATGCGCTGGTTAGATATGGCGAGTGAAAAGATCGCATTTCAAGGTTTGCCTTCTCGTATTGCTTGGTTAGGTTATGGAGACCGTGCAAAGATGGGGGTTGCATTGAACGATCTTGTACGCAAGGGTGAGATTTCTGCACCAATAGTTATCGGACGTGATCACTTAGATTCTGGTTCTGTCGCTTCGCCAAATCGAGAAACAGAGGCGATGAGAGATGGATCAGACGCAGTAGGTGATTGGGCCATTTTAAATGCGCTTGTTAATACAGCAGCAGGAGGTTCGTGGATTTCCGTACATCATGGTGGTGGTGTAGGTATGGGTTATTCACTCCATGCAGGTATGGTTGTCGTTGCTGATGGATCAGAACGTGCTGAACGACGCTTGAAACGTGTATTAACGACAGATCCGGGTATGGGTGTAGTGAGACACGCAGATGCTGGTTATGATATTGCTATTGATACAGCAAAACAAAAAGGTGTAGATATACCAATGATTACAGGCAAAGGTGAGGATAAATAA
- a CDS encoding YjiH family protein, translated as MKSEQSHKQKGIKGKDMWQFWVYSFIGVICFFIPLTIHENHTILVDHAHLAFRALMGGAMPYLALLMIIIGAIIPLIRQDYKKSITDAILVVFKVLGAVIGVMYVFRIGPAILFNADYGPFLFDKLMMPLSVLIPIGAVALSLLVGYGLLEFIGVLMQPIMRPVFKTPGKSAIDAVASFVGSYSLGLLITNRVYKDGMYNKKEAVIIATGFSTVSATFMVIVARTLDLMEHWNLYFWLCLMITFVVTAISAHLPPISNESTEYYDGQQGEQEVEVAGSRVMAAWEEAKKQSHQSLPLVKNIWVNVKDGIEMTLAILPSILSIGFFGLLLVHYTPVIDWLSYIFYPIIYLFPIADKALLAKASAISIIEMFLPSLLAAKAAIQVKFVVAITSVSAIIFFSALVPCILATEIKIPIWKLVVIWFIRVALTLLITIPISLFIF; from the coding sequence ATGAAGTCAGAGCAATCGCATAAGCAAAAAGGTATTAAAGGGAAGGATATGTGGCAGTTCTGGGTATATAGCTTTATTGGTGTAATATGTTTCTTTATTCCTTTGACAATCCATGAGAACCATACAATATTAGTCGATCATGCCCATTTGGCATTCAGAGCATTGATGGGTGGAGCAATGCCTTATCTCGCACTATTAATGATTATCATTGGTGCGATTATACCTTTAATAAGACAAGATTATAAGAAATCAATAACTGATGCTATTCTTGTTGTTTTCAAAGTGTTAGGTGCAGTTATCGGTGTGATGTATGTATTTCGAATAGGTCCCGCTATTTTATTTAATGCGGATTACGGTCCATTTTTATTCGACAAGCTCATGATGCCACTGAGTGTTTTGATTCCGATTGGTGCTGTGGCATTATCATTATTAGTTGGCTATGGATTATTGGAATTTATTGGTGTTTTAATGCAGCCTATTATGCGACCAGTTTTTAAAACACCGGGTAAGTCTGCTATCGATGCCGTTGCGTCATTTGTAGGAAGTTACTCGTTAGGACTTCTTATTACGAATAGAGTGTATAAAGACGGTATGTATAATAAAAAAGAAGCGGTCATTATTGCAACAGGGTTTTCAACGGTATCTGCTACATTTATGGTTATTGTGGCAAGAACATTAGATTTAATGGAACACTGGAACTTATATTTTTGGCTATGTCTAATGATTACATTTGTTGTGACAGCTATTTCAGCACATTTACCACCTATTTCAAATGAATCGACAGAATATTATGACGGTCAACAAGGAGAACAAGAAGTTGAAGTAGCAGGGAGTCGTGTGATGGCAGCATGGGAAGAGGCTAAAAAGCAATCTCATCAATCTTTACCACTCGTAAAAAATATTTGGGTCAATGTTAAAGATGGGATAGAGATGACGCTAGCCATTTTACCATCCATTCTATCTATTGGTTTTTTTGGCCTATTACTTGTGCATTATACGCCAGTTATCGATTGGTTAAGCTATATTTTTTACCCGATTATTTATCTGTTTCCAATAGCAGATAAAGCACTATTGGCAAAGGCCTCAGCAATTTCTATTATCGAGATGTTTTTACCGTCACTACTCGCAGCTAAAGCAGCGATACAAGTAAAGTTTGTTGTAGCGATTACAAGTGTATCGGCAATTATTTTCTTTTCAGCTTTAGTTCCGTGTATTTTAGCGACTGAAATTAAAATTCCTATTTGGAAACTCGTGGTGATTTGGTTTATTCGAGTGGCGTTAACGTTATTAATTACAATTCCAATAAGTTTATTCATTTTTTAA